The region TACCGTAGACTGTAAATGAGACCTACCGTAGACTGTAAATGAGACCTATCGTAGACTGTAAATGAGACCTATCGTAGACTGTAAATGAGACCTACCGTAGACTGTAAATGAGACCTATCGTAGACTGTAAATGAAACCTACCGTAGACTGTAAATGAGACCTACCGTAGACTGTAAATGAGACCTATCGTAGACTGTAAATGAGACCTATCGTAGACTGTAAATGAGACCTACTGTAGACTGTAAATGAGACCTACCGTAGACTGTAAATGAGACCTATCGTAGACTGTAAATGAGACCTACCGTGTAAATGAGACCTACCGTAGGCTGTAAATGAGACCTACCGTAGACTGTAAATGAGACCTACCGTAGGCTGTAAATGAGACCTATCGTAGACTGTAAATGAGACCTATCATAGACTGTAAATGAGACCTATCCTAGACTTTAAATGTGCCCTATCCTAGACTTTAAATGTGCCCTATCGTAGACTGTTATTGAGACCTACCGTATTCTGTAAATGAGACCTATCGTAGACTGTAAATGAGACCTATCGTAGACTGTAAATGAGACCTACCGTAGACTGTAAATGAGACCTATCCTAGACTTTAAATGTGCCCTATCCTAGACTTTAAATGTGCCCTATCGTAGACTGTTATTGAGACCTACCGTATTCTGTAAATGAGACCTATCGTAGACTGTAAATGAGACCTATCGTAGACTGTAAATGAGACCTACCGTAGACTGTAAATGAGACCTACCGTGTAAATGAGACCTACCGTAGGCTGTAAATGAGACCTACCGTAGGCTGTAAATGAGACCTACCGTAGACTGTAAATGAGACCTACCGTAGACTGTAAATGAGACCTATCGTAGACTGTAAATGAGACCTACCGTAGACTGTAAATGAGACCTACCGTAGACTGTAAATGAGACCTACCGTAGACTGTAAATGAGACCTATCATAGACTGTTTTTCTCAGTCTGTCAGAAACTGGAAACATGGAGTCACATTAGTCCGACTCTTCAGGGGAAGCTGTGGGTTTAAACCTGTCACAGATTGATGATCAGATCAGTAATCTGATCAATATTTACATCAATGatcagatcaataatctgataAATAATTATTAGATCAATAATCTGATCAACAATCTGATCAATAATCTGATAAATAATTAGATCAATAATCTGATCAATAGTCTGGTCTTCTGTCTGTGCTACTGTTTGCTTCTCGGGGAAAAAACATGAAGCTCTAAGCTGCAACCCTCCATCCATTACCTATACAGGGACAGATAGaatcacaggttcacctggacaggtaacatcACAGGTTCACTATAAAATAGAGTTCTGGTTGGTTCAGATTAAACCTGATGTTCACTAGAACTGTTCTGTGTTTGGAGTGCAGGTGGACCGTTGTCTCCAGATGGACATCATCTCACCATGACCATCCTCAGCTCCAACTGTCCTCAGGTCCCCGTCGTCATCATCAGCCCGCCGCTCCATGCACCAATCACAGCCCAGAACAGCCCGCCCCCCCAGGACGTCCAGACGGAGGTGGTTCTAGAAACGACAGATCCTGAACCGTCACCGGACGCCACCACGGCCACTGACATCACACCACCTCCTGTGACTCAGCCAATGGCTGAGCTTCCAGTTGCGGACACACCTGAGGAAGCAGCAGTAAGTCTCTCAGCAGGTTTCCTTCCAGGAGCTTCATTCCTGCAGCTGGTTTCTGACCCAGTTCCTGTTGATGGGCATCATTGGTTATTGATTGGTTAGGATCAGTAGGGGGTGCTCTAACAGGGTCTCTGTGTTTTCCAGGCAGCAGAAACGAAGATGGAAACTgtggaagaaaaacatgaagatCAGAAGGTTCCTGAGAGGCAAACAGGTGAGACAGGTAACAGTGTTTCTGTGGGAGCTTTAATCAGGAATCAAGCAGTCACACCTGGTTCTAAGGCTGTTAGAGAGcatcagtaaactacagcgtctactggtgactgtgaggcgtttagggagcATCAGTAAACTCTATGTCTGTAGATCAGATGTTCCTCCAGTGAATTCTGCTTCAGCCTAACAGATCTTCAGGAAATTCTCTGAATTGTGCTGCAGATTATTTTCCGTTAGATTTGAACTTCAGCAGGAATGAAGCTGAACTCTGGTTAAATCTGGAGATCTGGTTCCTTTAGTTCCTACAACCAGAGACTAAAGGTGATGAATGATGAAGaattaaaacagtttgatgGTTCAGAGATCTGGATGAGGTTTCTGGTGTTTGGAGGAGTTCCACCTCATCAGGAAGCTTCAGACTGcttcttttaactttttattaaattataatACTGCAGTGATTTATTGTTTATAAAGTTCTGCTGGAAATACCAGCGCTTTACAGTAAAGTAACAGTAGATCTGTCCATCTTTTCCTGTCATGCATGGTGTCCTTCATAGTTTCTGTGTCTCTATTGTGTCGGTGGAGATGCTAACGCTAACCCTGCGTGTTGAATGTGCAGCTCTGAGGGAGGAGCAGaaggagcaggagaggaggaggaggagggagctcTACAAAGAGAAGAGGTTCTTCTGTGAGCTCTGCAACAAAGGTTTCCACCAGAAGTACCAGCTGATGAAGCACGCTTCCTGCCACCTGAAGCCGTTCCCCTGCAGCTCCTGTGATAAAGGCTTCTACCGGGCGCAGACGCTGCACAAGCACCAGCTGAGCCACCAGCTGAGGGAGGCGCAGGAGAATGACCCTGACAACCTGTTGCGCTGCGACCAATGCGACAGGAAGTTCAGGATGCTGCGGCAACTGCGAGCCCACCAGGCGTCTCACCGGCTGCAGAAGTCGCCGCTGAAGTGCCACGCCTGCGAGCGCACTTTCACCTCCACCAGCGCGCTCCGGTACCACGAGGTGTCGCACGCCAAAGTCAAGCCCTTCATGTGCGACGTCTGCGGGAAGGGTTTCACCAGGAAGAAGAGCCTCCGAGAGCACCAGACCGTCCACACCGGCGCCCGGCCGTACGCCTGCCAGACCTGTGGAAAGAACTTCTCCACCGCCAGCAACCTGCGTGTCCACAAGAGGTCGCACTCAGAAGAGCGGCCCTACAAGTGCAGCGAGTGCGACAAGGCCTTCAAGTGCAAGATGGGGCTGCTGCAGCACCGGGTGGTCCACTCTGGAGAAAAGCCCTTCATGTGCCAGACCTGTGGACTGAGCTTTGGCCTGAAGTACAACTTCCAGAGACACCTGAGGCTCCACAACGGGGAGAAACCGTTCAGGTAATGGCGATCAGTCAGGTCAGTGAGTCAATACAGGTCTCTGCATCTCTAACCTCCTGTCCATGCTGTGTCCCTCAGGTGTGCTAAATGTGGGGAGGGTTTCAGCGGTACCTGGGCTCTGAAGACCCACATGTTGGTCCACGGCGTGGAGAAGCCATTCATGTGCGACCTGTGTGGGAAGACCTTCTTCTACAACTGTCAGCTGCGGAAACACCTGCAGCTGGTTCACGGCGGTCCTGATCGAGGGAAGTCCGGTGAGACGGACCGCCGCAAGTCGACGGGTATCAAACCGTTCAGTTGTAAAACCTGCCTGAagagtttcagcagcagcaccacGCTGAGGACGCACGAGAAGAGCCACGCCCAGAACAAAGACTTTACCTGCGACGCCTGCGGGAAGGCCTTCCACCTGCGACACCTGTACCTGTACCACCTGAGGCAGCACAGCGGCGACCGGCCGCACGTCTGCAGCGTCTGCCAGAAAGGCTTCCTGCTGGCGTCACAGCTTAAGCAGCACGAGCTGCTGCACACCGGAGTCAAGCCTCACCGCTGCCAGCAGTGCGGCAAGCAGTTCAGGACGCCACAGAACTACCACCGCCACCTGCTGGTGCACACCGGAGAGAAGCCCTACCAATGCGCCGTGTGCAGCCGCAACTTCAGGCAGTCCAACCAGCTCAAGTCCCACATGCAGATCCACACCGGCATCAAGCTGTACTCCTGCCAGCGCTGCCTGCACGGATTCTCTGACTCCCGGCAGCTCAAGAAGCACCGCTGTGGAGACGACGCTCACAGCTCGCTGGAGTCCGGCGGAAAACGCAAGAAACACAGAGACGTGTTCCCCTGGACAGACGACTTCACCCAGCAGTAACACCTGGGATAGGAacaatatttgttttgttttatgtgttttttatttatttattcactgcatttttatttttgcttctcCTTTAAAGCCAGTTTAGCATTTTAAACGTGTAAACTGATAGAAACTGAACCCGTCTCAGCTCTTTGTCTTCTGTTGGAATCCGAAGCTTgatgtgtttgtctgtaaactactgaacattttcagatgaaactttatttttctgagaACCAGCAGCTGGAATCCTGTGAAAACTGCCTCCAAAAGCAGCAATAAACACTTTTTCTGGATGGAGTtcagaaaaggcagaaaaaaggcTGGTAGTTACAGCTGATGAAAGATGAACACTGTAAACCAGAACCAGGGTTAATAAAGTGCCTTTTAGTGTTTCAGTCATCTGTTAAAATCCGATTTTCTCGACGCCTGCTGAGTTCTGTGGTAGTCGTCCATTCGGTTCCTGTTAACACTCAACACAGCGAACAGCCTTTTTAACGGTGACTCCGGAGCACCAGGTGGCGCTACGGAACCAGAACCGCTGCTGACAAGATGAAGAGTTCGGTAGCAGACGCATGCGCATCGTGCAAACAGCGCATTCAGGCGGGTGTTGGGTGCTGACACGTCCGTTAACCTGGTTAGTTTCTCCGGTAAAGTAATGATTCTCCGGTGCTGACGCCGTGAACTTAAGGTCCGGTGTGAAGTCACCGGATGTTCTTATCGGTAACGGTTAGAAGTTAACTgcattctctgtgttttttttaccccTTAACTGTTCATTGCTAGCAGTTAGCCGCTAAAACGCACAGCTAACTGCTAAGGTTTGCCAggaagctaacgttagcatcgACTGAAGCTACGAACGTCCCGGTGGAGCTCAGGTGTGTCCAGGTACAGACAATACACAGAGTaccagtacacacacacacacacacacacacacacacacagtatcaGTACACAGATTCAGAGTATTTGTACTCAGCAGGATGGAAACACTCAGTCGGGACGACTgtctctgtcctgtctgtctggagATCTTCATGGAGCCGGTTACCCTGCCCTGTTCACACACCTTCTGCAAGGTAACACACCTGTCAGCAGGTATGGAGCTCTGGGGTGATATTTTTAGATACCAGAGGACCTCTGTGACGTTAGCGGTGCCGCTAACAGCTGTAGAACCTGAGAACGTTGTGCTGCACATGTTCTCACTGGAACACGTCTCATACTTGATGatactccttttttttttctaaaaactgGGTTCTGTCGCTCTGACTAACAGAACACCTAGGGTCTGAGGGGCGGAGCCTGTCTCACCTGCAGCTGTGTGCAGCAAACAGGTGACCAGCGTTCAGTAGTCTGAAGCTGCAGtaaattccagccgttttcagtacaaaaaaatcgctcatattctatttgtaaataaaaatatatgacgagaaatacagggaatattggacgcgcatcgcgaggtgcatttccttgaaaacgaccgattcgtggattttataccgacttcaagacatgttttggacaaaatagtttactgagtcattccatctcatttcaacaaatctgaggaaattttgttgcatgacctcctctgatcatctccaaactttttttttaactatcccaacataagaatagattacttgcaaagttttaacatcatatgattgctatttgctaagttataaaatatttaaatccctatttttccactcggaaattgatatgttaggtagaaaggcttgatttaggaagataatactgggaactgactgatgatatagacttacaagtgatctgaagggttcaaacaccttaacaatagagcaggaaaaaaatttggaatgaatatacccatttctctgtggtacagggcaatttaaaaatttggcgaaaatggcatttttcaagaatttaggcatttttttcacaaattttaataagtaacaaggttcatatgttataaaaatctcaaagtaccttaaaagttctctctaacctaaaaatatccaagagctagctagtctccttagacctcaaaacgatgcctatttatgaaacagactgaaaaacaccatacatatattggcacagaaaccaatgtgggacatggagtagaaacatgaaactttgtctgtataacaataaacatccgaataattgatatctgaagtatcaacattgtttcttgaatccttcatggccaatttaaccaagaaatgcactatgttttataggcgtttttttaggaattctaactaatatattgcagttaaaatgagttatattgccttaggtcccatgtaaaacatgtaatttgtccccaacttatcacaccactatttctgtcctttgaactgcttgaatttctctgaaatcaggccatcatctgcaccagatatgtggtactgtccaccacggcgtgttgaaggagcagtgattggacagaggatgtgggctgtaggcacccacactacgtcatcctttctaggccatgtgaacttcttgctgggaccttttgggtgcatgaatttcacttgcaaatcttcaaattcagctgataagtcaaatacgataccgaggctgtcctgagaatgcagtctgggagtgatgccatttcttcttattcagttactgtatgaaagaaaaaacaatgtctatataataattaacttcagatatgccctttgtaacttatactacgatgctgatgcttcagattcatctttcatctttagttggtcatgtaaatggttcctaaaaacaaaaacgaggatcaaaatgtatagtaaattgattcagcagttgctcatctttggcacaagaaacaaatatgaaagtaagttcacacatacttcacacatactagttcctccaaaaaaaatttgaaccgcgtaccatgtatcccacatgcactttttaatgcctaaagttaggctattttgggtctacacctgagttcaacagcctataaatcaataaataagctttattttaatgttttaaaacttttaccttatgcaactttcattagtaaagaagaaaattcattctttcaatgtcttttcacaagaataagtcctaaaatagaggcatgaaaaacccaaaataaagtcgcccatgaaataataaggatattttgggaaattccacagtccagtatttttttattttcattcatttctatacttttctcaccagaagggtaaaagttttggaaggggaaaaaattctgaccatgtaaaaggagtataaattgctttttttagtagtttaaaaccctaaaatcataggcgaggattaagtttggactgactatgggtattagattagatcattactgcttatactgtatgtttataaccataatactttgcatttgttcataaaattacccaaataaagcccaaaaaaaattttgggaggatctgagaaagtggtgcaacaagcatttgttgaattgacatggaatgactctactggcttgtgtcatctggatgtaaaaggttggattatggccgttttttgtggaatctttttttctgtgtgtaataataaacccggaaatgtgagtcgcgctgtgtgcattgaagccgtgtatagagaacggatagATGGATATTCGTATTTGTCGGACagatgtgtttatattacccgctgtggtaatcacatctgaaagtggtttataccggcggattcatgacaatctaagctttccatcggcgtatagtgtttgtatcatcgcgtttgcagccgtcggacattcttgaaattcctatgcacaaacactgctcaaaaaaattaaaggaacactttgaaaacacatatttcaatacggagaaaaaacaaactggatcttagcattgatatggactggataatgtgttaggaatgaaaagtgccacattgtttgatgggaatgaaaatgatcaaccccccaggaggactaaattcaagacaccccaaaatcaaagtgaaaaactgatgtggcaggctggtccatctttctgaaattccttggcagcaactcaaaatggtattcagtagtttgtatggcctccatgtgcttgtattcATGACTGatgatgccgggacaagctctgaatgagacgatggatggtgtcctggggtatctcctcccagaactggaccagggcatcactgagctcctggacagtctgagaagcaacctgatggtgtcggatggaacaaaacataatgttccaaaggtgttctattggattcaggtcaggtgagcgtgggggccagctaatggtatcagttccttcatcctccaggaactgcatgagttctcttaccacataagactgggcattgtcctgcaccagaaggaatccaggaccactgcaccaatgtagggtctgacaatgggtcaaaggatttcatcctgatacctaaaggcagtcagaatgccgttgtccagcctgtagaggtctgtgtgtccctccatggatatgcctccccacaccatcactgacccaccgccaaaccggtcatgctgaacaatgttacaggcagcataacgttctccacggcttctccagaccctttcatgtctgtcacatgagctcagggtgaacctgctctcatctgtgaaaagcacagggcaccagtggtggacctgcagattcctgtgttctatggcaaataccagccgagctccacggtgccggtcagcgagcacagcgggcactagaggacgctgggccctcagaccactctcattaaatctctttctgattgtttgatcagagacattcacaccagtggtctgctggagctcattttgtagagctattgcagtgctcatcctggtcctccgtgcacaaaggagcagatatctgtcctgctgatgggttgaggaccttctacagtcctgtccagctctcccagactaactgcctgtctcctggaatctcctccatgcgcttgagaatgtgctgggagacacagcaaaccttctggtaatggcacacattgatgtttcatcctggaggagttggactgtctgtggaacctctgtagggtccaggtatcgcctcatgctaccagaagtgactctgaccctagccaaatgcaaaactagtgaaaaacagtcagaaaacatcaggaaggaaaaaaacatcagtgtccttcacctgtaaactcattcctgttttgggggttgtctcattgttacccctctagtgcatctgttgttaattttatgaacaccaaagcagctgaaactgactaaaaacctcctcagTTACTtattgaccagatcagtatcccacatgtttcactgatttgatgctatacttagattaaaaagtgttcctttcatttttttgagcagtgtatgttGAGTGGATTCAGAGCAGAAACATTTCAGTAGACAGAGATGTTTGAGCTGGTCCTCCCTCCCCGAACAGGTTAGTCCTGTTTACTAGCAGCCTGAACAGCTGACTAACCCACACCAACATGGGTTCAACGGGGTGCTCTCCAGCTGGTTATAAACTCAGAGCATCATGTGAACCTTCAGAGCAGCAGGACTTAGTGACTCTTTATTTCCTCTGGATGAATGTTGGTGctcatgaagaagaagaagaacgtCTTTCTTCACTAAACTATTAAAATCGCGGCAGAAATACTGCATTCGGGTTGTTCAGACCAATGTTTATCTGTTCATGGTGGAGCTTTAATTCTGATGTAGTGCAGTTTaatgaaacactgaaaaatatttcatttatttatgactAATAATAAATCATCAACACTACAGTAGTTTCTATACGCACgtgtattcattgtgtgtctgtgtgcattcattgtgtgtctgtgtgtattcattgtgtgtctgtgtgtattcattgtgtgtctgtgtgtattcattgtgtgtctgtgtgtattcattgtgtgtctgtgtgcattcattgtgtgtctgtgtgtattcattgtgtgtctgtgtgtattcattgtgtgtctgtgtgtattcattgtgtgtctgtgtgcattcattgtgtgtctgtgtgcattcattgtgtgtctgtgtgtattcattgtgtgtctgtgtgtattcattgtgtgtctgtgtgtattcattgtgtgtctgtgtgtattcattgtgtgtctgtgtgcattcattgtgtgtctgtgtgcattcattgtgtgtctgtgtgtattcattgtgtgtctgtgtgtattcattgtgtgtctgtgtgcattcattgtgtgtctgtgtgtattcattgtgtgtctgtgtgtattcattgtgtgtctgtgtgtattcattgtgtgtctgtgtgcattcattgtgtgtctgtgtgcattcattgtgtgtctgtgtgtattcattgtgtgtctgtgtgcattcattgtgtgtctgtgtgcattcattgtgtgtctgtgtgcattcattgtgtgtctgtgtgcatttattgtgtgtcgttgtgtgtattcattgtgtgtcgttgtgtgtattcattgtgtgtctgtgtgtattcattgtgtgtctgtgtgcattcattgtgtgtctgtgtgtattcattgtgtgtctgtgtgcattcattgtgtcgttgtgtgtattcattgtgtgtctgtgtgcattcattgtgtgtctgtgtgcattcattgtgtgtctgtgtgcattcattgtgtgtctgtgtgcattcattgtgtgtctgtgtgcattcattgtgtgtctgtgtgcattcgttgtgtgtctgtgtgcattcattgtgtctgtgtgcattcattgtgtgtctgtgtgtattcattgtgtgtctgtgtgcattcattgtgtgtctgtgtgtattcattgtgtgtctgtgtgtattcattgtgtctgtgtgcattcattgtgtgtctgtgtgtattcattgtgtgtctgtgtgtattcattgtgtgtctgtgtgtattcattgtgtctgtgtgcattcattgtgtgtctgtgtgcattcattgtgtctgtgtgcattcattgtgtgtctgtgtgcattcattgtgtgtctgtgtgcattcattgtgtgtctgtgtgtattcattgtgtgtctgtgtgtattcattgtgtctgtgtgcattcattgtgtgtctgtgtgcattcattgtgtctgtgtgcattcattgtgtgtctgtgtgtattcattgtgtgtctgtgtgtattcattgtgtgtctgtgtgtattcattgtgtgtctgtgtgtattcattgtgtcgttgtgtgtattcattgtgtgtctgtgtgcattcattgtgtgtctgtgtgcattcattgtgtgtctgtgtgcattcattgtgtgtctgtgtgcattcattgtgtgtctgtgtgcattcattgtgtctgtgtgcattcattgtgtgtctgtgtgtattcattgtgtgtctgtgtgcattcattgtgtgtctgtgtgcattcattgtgtgtctgtgtgcattcattgtgtgtctgtgtgcattcattgtgtgtctgtgtgcattcattgtgtgtctgtgtgtattcattgtgtgtctgtgtgcattcattgtgtgtctgtgtgcattcattgtgtgtcgttgtgtgtattcattgtgtgtcgttgtgtgtattcattgtgtgtcgttgtgtgtattcattgtgtgtcgttgtgtgtattcattgtgtgtcgttgtgtgtattcattgtgtgtcgttgtgtgtattcattgtgtgtctgtgtgcattcattgtgtgtctgtgtgcattcattgtgtgtcgttgtgtgtattcattgtgtgtcgttgtgtgtattcattgtgtgtctgtgtgcattcattgtgtgtctgtgtgcattcattgtgtgtcgttgtgtgcattcattgtgtgtctgtgtgcattcattgtgtgtctgtgtgcattcattgtgtgtctgtgtgcattcattgtgtctgtgtgcattcattgtgtgtctgtgtgtattcattgtgtgtctgtgtgtattcattgtgtgtctgtgtgtattcattgtgtgtcgttgtgtgcattcattgtgtgtcgttgtgtgcattcattgtgtgtcgttgtgtgcattcattgtgtgtctgtgtgcattcattgtgtgtcgttgtgtgcattcattgtgtgtcgttgtgtgcattcattgtgtgtctgtgtgcattcattgtgtgtcgttgtgtgtattcattgtgtgtcgttgtgtgtattcattgtgtgtctgtgtgcattcattgtgtgtctgtgtgcattcattgtgtgtctgtgtgcattcattgtgtgtctgtgtgcattcattgtgtgtctgtgtgcattcattgtgtgtctgtgtgcattcattgtgtgtcgttgtgtgtattcattgtgtgtctgtgtattcattgtgtgtctgtgtgtattcattgtgtgtctgtgtgcattcattgtgtgtctgtgtgcattcattgtgtgtctgtgtgcattcattgtgtgtctgtgtgcattcattgtgtgtcgttgtgtgtattcattgtgtgtctgtgtattcattgtgtgtctgtgtgcattcattgtgtgtctgtgtgcattcattgtgtgtctgtgtgtattcattgtgtgtctgtgtgtattcattgtgtgtctgtgtgcattcattgtgtgtctgtgtgcattcattgtgtgtctgtgtgcattcattgtgtgtctgtgtgcattcattgtgtgtctgtgtgtattcattgtgtgtctgtgtattcattgtgtgtctgtgtgcattcattgtgtgtctgtgtgcattcattgtgtgtctgtgtgcattcattgtgtgtctgtgtgtattcattgtgtgtctgtgtgcattcattgtgtgtctgtgtgcattcattgtgtgtctgtgtgcattcattgtgtgtctgtgtgcattcattgtgtgtcgttgtgtgtattcattgtgtgtctgtgtgcattcattgtgtgtctgtgtgcattcattgtgtgtctgtgtgcattcattgtgtgtctgtgtgcattcattgtgtgtctgtgtgcattcattgtgtgtctgtgtgcattcattgtgtgtcgttgtgtgtattcattgtgtgtctgtgtattcattgtgtgtctgtgtgtattcattgtgtgtctgtgtgcattcattgtgtgtctgtgtgcattcattgtgtgtctgtgtgcattcattgtgtgtctgtgtgcattcattgtgtgtctgtgtgcattcattgtgtgtcgttgtgtgtattcattgtgtgtctgtgtattcattgtgtgtctgtgtgtattcattgtgtgtctgtgtgcattcattgtgtgtctgtgtgcattcattgtgtgtctgtgtgcattcattgtgtgtctgtgtgcattcattgtgtgtcgttgtgtgtattcattgtgtgtctgtgtattcattgtgtgtctgtgtgcattcattgtgtgtctgtgtattcattgtgtgtctgtgtgcattcattgtgtgtctgtgtgcattcattgtgtgtctgtgtgcattcattgtgtgtctgtgtgcattcattgtgtgtcgtTGTGTGCTTTCATTGTGTGTCgttgtgtgcattcattgtgtgtcgttgtgtgcattcattgtgtgtctgtgtgcattcattgtgtgtctgtgtgcattcattgtgtgtcgttgtgtgtattcattgtgtgtcgttgtgtgtattcattgtgtgtctg is a window of Acanthochromis polyacanthus isolate Apoly-LR-REF ecotype Palm Island chromosome 13, KAUST_Apoly_ChrSc, whole genome shotgun sequence DNA encoding:
- the LOC110967715 gene encoding zinc finger protein 431-like; the protein is MQRNKDDMEAVKTFSSQAELIMEAAVESAVFVLQRADGGDRTDQLNAVLDVMSREAVRKICSVFRELYMTVVMENDALKDKLRLLDSEKPKIQKNITSLNSPSAYKIQPPGRGGPLSPDGHHLTMTILSSNCPQVPVVIISPPLHAPITAQNSPPPQDVQTEVVLETTDPEPSPDATTATDITPPPVTQPMAELPVADTPEEAAAAETKMETVEEKHEDQKVPERQTALREEQKEQERRRRRELYKEKRFFCELCNKGFHQKYQLMKHASCHLKPFPCSSCDKGFYRAQTLHKHQLSHQLREAQENDPDNLLRCDQCDRKFRMLRQLRAHQASHRLQKSPLKCHACERTFTSTSALRYHEVSHAKVKPFMCDVCGKGFTRKKSLREHQTVHTGARPYACQTCGKNFSTASNLRVHKRSHSEERPYKCSECDKAFKCKMGLLQHRVVHSGEKPFMCQTCGLSFGLKYNFQRHLRLHNGEKPFRCAKCGEGFSGTWALKTHMLVHGVEKPFMCDLCGKTFFYNCQLRKHLQLVHGGPDRGKSGETDRRKSTGIKPFSCKTCLKSFSSSTTLRTHEKSHAQNKDFTCDACGKAFHLRHLYLYHLRQHSGDRPHVCSVCQKGFLLASQLKQHELLHTGVKPHRCQQCGKQFRTPQNYHRHLLVHTGEKPYQCAVCSRNFRQSNQLKSHMQIHTGIKLYSCQRCLHGFSDSRQLKKHRCGDDAHSSLESGGKRKKHRDVFPWTDDFTQQ